In Tubulanus polymorphus chromosome 2, tnTubPoly1.2, whole genome shotgun sequence, a single window of DNA contains:
- the LOC141898431 gene encoding CST complex subunit STN1-like isoform X2, with amino-acid sequence MTLDIIPREYWGLDPVFSSFVKLFIKDIHRLELYAEDSDCTYRYKNHPLYKVDVQGIVARLVNKEKCFICDVDDGTGVIRVCCWKSQYGSCQDVCIYNSDKKYMALSTAINQTASQDEPELGYLLHVRGNIKIYRGSKELSAKYYTVMPDPMAEISYMCHRVHLYKTVYDLPFKLPNKIYHQVMDKKLHLETGQKSQNNILIELKEKIMAYVKKHQIPMLTLQDLLTTDELISIAKQNTTNSENFVGIGKTIEKAVMEMLYQDSKSDKFSVDGSHILRIVDQITYKTSLLVNKASVLKALQKLEQNSKIISVSDVHYQICY; translated from the exons ATGACCTTAGATATAATTCCAAGAGAATATTGGGGCCTTGATCCCGTTTTCAGTTCGTTTGTGAAGCTGTTCATTAAAGACATCCATCGACTTGAACTGTATGCGGAAGACT CTGACTGCACATACAGATACAAAAACCATCCACTTTACAAGGTAGATGTTCAAGGAATTGTTGCTAGACTGGTAAATAAGGAAAAGTGTTTCATTTGTGACG TTGATGATGGAACAGGAGTTATTCGAGTATGTTGTTGGAAATCACAATATGGAAGTTGTCAGGATGTGTGCATATACAACAGTGATAAAAAGTACATGGCTCTCTCGACTGCAATTAACCAAACTGCCTCTCAGGATGAACCAGAGCTCGGATATTTACTACACGTTCGAggcaatatcaaaatataccGTGGATCCAAAGAATTATCTGCAAAATATTACA CAGTCATGCCTGATCCAATGGCTGAAATCAGTTACATGTGTCATCGGGTTCATCTTTATAAAACTGTGTATGATTTACCATTTAAACTACCTAACAAAATATACCATCAAGTAATGGACAAGAAATTACATTTGGAAACTGGACAAAAATCTCAG AACAATATCCTCATTGAACTCAAGGAAAAAATAATGGCATACGTGAAAAAGCACCAGATTCCAATGTTAACCCTTCAAGATCTTCTTACAACAGATGAATTGATTTCCATTGCCAAACAGAATACAACCAATTCAGAAAAT TTTGTGGGTATTGGAAAAacaatagagaaagctgttATGGAAATGCTTTACCAGGACAGCAAGTCTGATAAAT tttCAGTGGATGGCAGTCATATTCTGCGCATTGTCGATCAAATCACTTACAAAACAAGTCTTCTAGTCAACAAAGCATCTGTTTTGAAAGCATTACAAAAACTTGAGCAGAATAGCAAAATAATCAGTGTATCCGATGTACATTATCAAATTTGTTATTAA
- the LOC141898431 gene encoding CST complex subunit STN1-like isoform X1 has translation MTLDIIPREYWGLDPVFSSFVKLFIKDIHRLELYAEDSDCTYRYKNHPLYKVDVQGIVARLVNKEKCFICDVDDGTGVIRVCCWKSQYGSCQDVCIYNSDKKYMALSTAINQTASQDEPELGYLLHVRGNIKIYRGSKELSAKYYTVMPDPMAEISYMCHRVHLYKTVYDLPFKLPNKIYHQVMDKKLHLETGQKSQNNILIELKEKIMAYVKKHQIPMLTLQDLLTTDELISIAKQNTTNSENFGKSLKDRFEQAMKSLFEDGKIVTDSGSNVCQTYHFVGIGKTIEKAVMEMLYQDSKSDKFSVDGSHILRIVDQITYKTSLLVNKASVLKALQKLEQNSKIISVSDVHYQICY, from the exons ATGACCTTAGATATAATTCCAAGAGAATATTGGGGCCTTGATCCCGTTTTCAGTTCGTTTGTGAAGCTGTTCATTAAAGACATCCATCGACTTGAACTGTATGCGGAAGACT CTGACTGCACATACAGATACAAAAACCATCCACTTTACAAGGTAGATGTTCAAGGAATTGTTGCTAGACTGGTAAATAAGGAAAAGTGTTTCATTTGTGACG TTGATGATGGAACAGGAGTTATTCGAGTATGTTGTTGGAAATCACAATATGGAAGTTGTCAGGATGTGTGCATATACAACAGTGATAAAAAGTACATGGCTCTCTCGACTGCAATTAACCAAACTGCCTCTCAGGATGAACCAGAGCTCGGATATTTACTACACGTTCGAggcaatatcaaaatataccGTGGATCCAAAGAATTATCTGCAAAATATTACA CAGTCATGCCTGATCCAATGGCTGAAATCAGTTACATGTGTCATCGGGTTCATCTTTATAAAACTGTGTATGATTTACCATTTAAACTACCTAACAAAATATACCATCAAGTAATGGACAAGAAATTACATTTGGAAACTGGACAAAAATCTCAG AACAATATCCTCATTGAACTCAAGGAAAAAATAATGGCATACGTGAAAAAGCACCAGATTCCAATGTTAACCCTTCAAGATCTTCTTACAACAGATGAATTGATTTCCATTGCCAAACAGAATACAACCAATTCAGAAAAT TTTGGCAAAAGTTTGAAGGATAGATTTGAACAGGCaatgaaatcattatttgaagatGGGAAAATTGTTACAGATTCTGGGAGTAATGTTTGTCAAACTTATCAT TTTGTGGGTATTGGAAAAacaatagagaaagctgttATGGAAATGCTTTACCAGGACAGCAAGTCTGATAAAT tttCAGTGGATGGCAGTCATATTCTGCGCATTGTCGATCAAATCACTTACAAAACAAGTCTTCTAGTCAACAAAGCATCTGTTTTGAAAGCATTACAAAAACTTGAGCAGAATAGCAAAATAATCAGTGTATCCGATGTACATTATCAAATTTGTTATTAA
- the LOC141898433 gene encoding voltage-gated hydrogen channel 1-like has translation MGMDGFKKLSDDLERVIEKEETSSSVTSDSDETKEPVTCRSKLQHVLHTNKFQIGVVVLVIIDCLLVIGELLIELEVFALNGHSDVPHVLHYMSIAILSIFMIELLVKVYAFRLEFFKQKLEVFDGIIVIVSFVLDIVFIKKEGITEAIGLIILLRLWRVARILNGIIMSVKVQADKKIHKERRIREAVEQELNKYREYCTAQEKEIEVLQALLKKHKIEFEKTNKPVVPVRKIDVIAEVTPYSGNLNEADV, from the exons ATGGGGATGGACGGGTTTAAGAAACTGAGCGATGATCTTGAACGTGTTATCGAAAAAGAGGAGACTAGCAGTTCAGTGACGTCAGATTCAGATGAGACCAAAGAACCGGTCACTTGTCGATCGAAACTTCAGCATGTGCTGCATACTAACAAATTTCAAATCGGTGTCGTCGTTCTCGTCATTATTGATTGTTTATTGGTTATTGGAGAATTGTTGATTGAACTGGAAGTATTCGCTTTGAACGGTCACAGCGATGTCCCTCACGTGTTGCATTACATGAGCATTGCCATCCTGAGCATCTTTATGATTGAACTCCTCGTAAAAGTCTATGCATTTAGACTTGAATTCTTCAAACAAAAGCTTGAAGTATTTGATGGTATCATCGTTATTGTCTCGTTTGTATTGGACATAGTGTTCATCAAAAAGGAAGGTATAACCGAAGCAATTGGATTGATTATTCTTTTACGACTTTGGAGAGTGGCAAGAATCCTTAATG GGATCATCATGTCAGTTAAGGTCCAagctgacaagaaaattcataaagaaagAAGGATACGCGAAGCGGTTGAACAAGAACTGAATAAATATCGCGAGTACTGTACGGCtcaagaaaaagaaatcgaagttttacaAGCCTTGTTGAAAAAGCataaaattgaattcgaaAAAACAAATAAGCCTGTGGTGCCTGTGAGAAAGATTGATGTCATAGCTGAGGTCACTCCATATTCGGGTAACCTCAATGAAGCCGATGTATGA